Sequence from the Rhizobium sp. TH2 genome:
CTTGGGCCCTCGGGTTCGGGCAAGACGACCTTGCTGATGATGCTCGCCGGCTTTGCCCGCCCGACCCGCGGTTCCGTGCGCCTCGGTGAGCAGGAGGTCATTCACCTGCCGCCGCATAAGCGCAACATAGGCATGGTGTTCCAGAACTACGCGCTCTTTCCGCATATGAGCGTGGGCGAAAACATTGCCTATCCGCTCAGGCTGCGAGGTGTGGGGAAGGCCGAATGCGCGGACCGTGTCCGCAAGACCCTCGATCTCGTGCAGCTTTCGAATTATCAGGATCGCCGCGTCAATGAGCTGTCCGGCGGCCAGCGCCAGCGCATCGCGCTTGCCCGCGCGATCGTCTTCGAGCCACGCATTCTGCTGATGGACGAGCCGCTTTCGGCGCTGGACAAGCAGTTGCGCGAAACCATGCAGATCGAAATCCGCCGGCTGCACAACAGGCTTGGCATGACGACGATTTCGGTAACCCACGACCAGCGCGAGGCGCTGACCATGTCTGACAGGGTCGCCGTCTTCTCTCGTGGCAAGCTTGCTCAGGTCGCGACGCCCGCTGATCTCTACGAAAAGCCTGCAAGCCGCTTCATTGCGGATTTCATTGGCGAATCCAGCTTTGTTCCAGTCGCGCAAGTCTCCGGGGGCCTGACCTATGGCGGCGAGTTGATCCGGCTTGCCGATCCGAGCGACGCGACGCGGCCGAACCCGATGCTGATGCTCCGGCCGGAACGTCTTCGCATCGCCCGCAGCGGACAGGTTGCGCGCGACGAGCGGACCAATGTCTTCAGCGGCATGGTCGAAAACGTCGTTTTTCAAGGCGAGAGCTTGCTGATCGAGGTGAAGCTCGATCATGGCGGCCTGGTGCATGTGCGACAGGTCAACCGCGCGGATGAACTGCAGAACAGGCCCAGTGCGGGCGACCGCATCGATCTCGTCCTCAGCCAGCTCGACACGCGCATAGTGCGCGCGGAGGACTGAACATGGCGCTCAACTCCACATTAGATTCGATTGGCGCCGTAGCAAGCGAAGGCCAGCTTGCCGAGAATGCCCGGAACCTGGATC
This genomic interval carries:
- a CDS encoding ABC transporter ATP-binding protein; translation: MSTSAPTALPVYITSLTKYFGAFCAVDDVSFDIAAGEFLTLLGPSGSGKTTLLMMLAGFARPTRGSVRLGEQEVIHLPPHKRNIGMVFQNYALFPHMSVGENIAYPLRLRGVGKAECADRVRKTLDLVQLSNYQDRRVNELSGGQRQRIALARAIVFEPRILLMDEPLSALDKQLRETMQIEIRRLHNRLGMTTISVTHDQREALTMSDRVAVFSRGKLAQVATPADLYEKPASRFIADFIGESSFVPVAQVSGGLTYGGELIRLADPSDATRPNPMLMLRPERLRIARSGQVARDERTNVFSGMVENVVFQGESLLIEVKLDHGGLVHVRQVNRADELQNRPSAGDRIDLVLSQLDTRIVRAED